The genomic interval aaattcagccttctatcaaagcattaaaaaaatcataccaaccccaaacatttgaactgtCATTATTTGTCTTCCAGTCTGTCACAGTGTTTATTATTTTAGACATCACCTTCTGGTATGAACAACAGGGGACAATATGAATGTTCTGTCACCTTTCTGCAGCTTGGATTATTTCTCTGTCTTATTCATGCTATGTTTTTGTATTTATAAGGTGCATAAAATAGACTATGGTCATGATATACACTTGAGGTATGGAGCCTACATGGATTTGTCCATGGTTTCCATTATCCAGTCTGGACTAATTCAGATAGTGCTGACATGGAAACCACAGACAAACCCATGTACGGCCTATACCTCAAGCCTATATCATGCCTACATTGGCCCCACCGTGCAATATTAGCTGAGACACTGtacaaaattaaatgtattacttAAAGTATAAATCTTTGCAGTATACAGATTATTATTACTTTCTTATCATCTTATCAAGAGTAGCGAACAGCACTACTTTTCAAAGCTAAACGTAGTCTTTCTTACCCATAAGAGGGTCAACGTCTCTCTTGGGGTTGTAGAAGAAGCCTGTCGGGCCACAGACCAGGTAGAGGGCATCGACCAGATGAGATCCACATAGGTGCTGCGGGGCTCCTGcgttagcgttcacactggagaCGACACACAGGAACAACAGAGCACCAGCCTGGAGCCACACTGCCATGGTCAAACTGACAGAAAAAcagatagatgctcttttattgaTAAAACATATAAACATCAACATGCACAGTTGCGTCAACAGTACACCAGTTATAATAGCATTTTCTGTTGATTTCCCATCCTGCTGGTCACTTACCCTTTCTTGAAGCAGAAGACAAGGAATGGTAGAGATGTTAGTGGAGAGATAGATTGGAACGAATAGCTTGTCCTTCTCACTTTTATACATGGCAGGTTCTGCAGTCTTTGCCTAAATCAGCGGAAAACGAATCCTGTGCGCAAACACACTTTAACACTTTTAAGGGACTGTCCAATTACACATGCCACATTAGCTGTGTTTGCCCAACCAATTCACACGAACTCCTGGGTGATATTACGCTGATgaaagacaaacacacactggtGCTCACGCAGGTCTATAGCCCGTGCTGTCAATCCCAAGTGGCTATTGGTTAATTGTTAATAAGTGTTGAGGACAGAAGGTTACACTGAATGGCCTGATCATGGATTTGCTAAGGTGACAGCTGGTGGCTTTTCTTTGTAAAGATAATTTGTGAAACAGCAGAATATCTCCAGGCATCTCATTCTCGAGAAAATGGGATCAGACGTCTCATTAGTCATTAGTAATGTCTGTGACGTCCTCACTGTGACGTTTTCCAGCAATGAAGATGTATGATTAGTCAATATAATGGCCTGTGTTTTTGATGGGTTTTATAGCAAACCACCAAACTTTAGTTAAAAGATATTCCGCACAAGTTAAAAGTGTAGATGGTGTTTTCAGCCATCTACAGTAAGTGGCtgcctttttttttagtaaAGAAAGTGAAGCTAGTTAagtgttaatttaacattaGTGATGAACTTTTGGCCCTTTTTAAGGTTATCTTGTAATAAAGCATTTATCATAGTATAGCGATGGTCATCATGTTGTGAATGTGTCAAAGTTATATGGATCCAAGCTAACAGAGAAAATTCTGTTTTATGtgggtgttttttattttacattataagtATGTATTCTACAAAATGTTTTCTGAATGCAGTCCACTAAAAATCACCTTAGTGTTATAGCTATAAGCAAACACCAATGTTCATTTAAAGAAATTTATTTGACAATGTTTGAAGTGCTTACCTCTGAAAACATGCAATTTTAACATATGTGAAATATATGAAGGATTTAAGGCATTAAAACAATTACAATAAGAGCTACAAAATAACCAAAACCCATCTCtaacacaatataaaacaatacGTCCATATCAAACAATGTATAAAACTGAATCAGCAAAATATTTAACAGTGAaacataatttatattatatctaTCATACATTATAGTTTGTTTATTTGATTATTGCTTTTACATAGGCAGTGGGTTATAACATGATTACATTACTATATTATTCGAGCATATGTTAAGTCCATCTCTCTAAATTACCCAGCCAAACCCTTGGTTAGTCTTCATCATAAGATatcatttatatattaaaaatacatcACTTCTATCTTAACTCTGCTTTCATGATGTTGCCTCAGGGAAACAAACCCATTTTCTTCACTTTGCAATCACATGATGCATATAAAGCAATAAAGCGCTGTTTGAAGAGATGGCTTTGATAGATTTTGTTGCCACATGTAAACACTTGCAGTCATTccgaaatatttttttaatgcattatgcAAAGATTTGCATTTTTGAGTAAACTTCACTTTAAAACATTCAGATATTTAAATGATTTGTATAAAAGGAGGAATTGCTTTAATGTCTTTGTTACCAAGAAGCAACACTGGCAGAAGTTAGTTGTTAGTTCTGACATCAGTAACATCTAAATTATTCATTTcgattaattatttaattgttgCAACATAACCTACAAAAGACACCCCAGAATATGTTGCAACATTGCTTGCACAATGCAAATAATATGGCCCTAACATTTCATCAACTACATTAATAATAACTTGAtgaagttataaaaaaaaaacattcatccCATTTCGATAAATGTAAGGCATAGAAAAACATGCATCTCAGTTATGCAGTTAGTAAATTATTAGTGTTATACTCAAGCAGTAtaatttaaagtgcccctattatacattgcacatcaccacaaTGTTCAACGATTTTCAAATGACCTGATGgatgaatcagtctctctaaatccctcctttccacAAGCCTACtctggtcagatggcccagtctgtagTCATTGCTATCACGTACAGCGCATATTTcgtacaaaaaaaaatcattaccattgtgtgtgtgtgtgtgcatgcgtgcgcACGCACGCTGTATCAATAACAGTGCATATGTTAGCCCATCTGATGTAAACAtgtttgaaaaaacaaatcTGGTTTCATCCTTTATCTTTAATCAATGTAGTAAGAATGACAAATGGTCTGCATTAATAGACacagttttaggtaatagtgCAGCCCACAGCTGATTTACAGTAGTATTTCAGTAGACAGTAATAACGCGAGTTAGACTGTTAgccagattttttttacaatatgaAACACAAAGACATAGAGCACAGCGTCTTCTTGACATGATGCTATCCAGTATAGTACAAGGTTTCCCTGGTCTCTGTGCGGCGTGCGCGTGCAATAAGTGGACGGGCAATATGCGAATGTTTCATTGTGATGTCACAACGAAACAGCTTGCGATTGAAAAACTATTTGTTTAATTGACTCAGAGTCGACTCTTACGTTTGATACGTTtgagagacaataactttatgtACAGCACACTTTCCGATTTTAAACTTCACatgatgttttcattcacttaCAGCTgttacacactacatgaaaggtttttttttttttaaacataatagGGACTCTTTAACAGTTCGTGTCAGCAGTACAGCTTTTGAAAACGGATTTAcctgatgattataactgattACATACATGTACACTATTAGTGTAATATGTTAGATCACCCGGTGTCTTACATCTTTCACACAGCTGCAGCTTATTCCATCATCCAGGGGAACAGAAGAGACATCTACAGACAAAACACACAATCATATGAGCTGCTTTAGCAACAGTTGGGATCTTTTTCTGCTTTCCAACAATGAGAACATAACATGGATTGAGTGTGTTGATTCTCTTCATAAACAAACTTTCGTTAAAAGCTGAATTTCATTGGATTCAcacttaattattttaataaaccaaCATCATATAAAggataaattaaacaaaatggtagattagtttaatattaagaaaacaacattattttctAGCTCTTACAGTGGTTCTGGTCATGTTGCTTTGTGATGAACTGTTAATCATTAGTGGAGGAGTAGACTATAAAACCAGGACGCTACAGCAGGTAACAGTGACTTAAATGGCACCTATtaagcaaaaatgtttttttttgacataaatGTGTATTGGCAGTGTGTACACAACCATGATAAAATGGTAAAAATCCATCCACTCCTTTTTTTAATCCCAATAAATCATAAGCAGTGTCTCAGAATATGCCAATTGcaggtggccccgccctcgAGTGCAGATGGACACTGTTGTATTAACATAGACCCCACCCTCAGAGAGCAGTCACAGTCAGCTATGTTTATCTCCTCAGGTCAGAAATGTGTTCTTAATAAAGCTACTAAAGttcattcagtcaagagcagtgagtggttttctcttcattttttgttgtttgattcatattaaCAGCAGATATAGCAGTAGgtactgtatatttacttaAGTTATGTCACACATATCAATATACACACAGGTTTTCTGTTCTTGCTGCATACGTGCAGACATAACCAGCTGTTTCCAGGTGAACTTTGGGTTTCTGACATAACCTTGTGTGCATTTGACAGTTTAATAGCAATTAACACGCAATAACATGATAatatttcatgatgatgaagaacttTAATGTCACGTGAGCATGTCAGTGATGGACTGTGTGTGTCGTCCTGATGTCACACTCACCCTTTAGTTCTGAGATTTCTTTCTCTGCATTTCCTTTGACAGTTTGGgcttgttttctgtccaccatgtCAGTCCGCACTTGTCCTAGAGTCCTGAGGAGACACATGGTGTCAAACCCGCCTTCCCCTCCTTCAGACAGCAGCTCTAACACCTGTGTAAACACATCCCAAACAAATGTATTAGTCTTCACTCCCTGACACCAGCATTAATATGACATATTAGTCAATGTGAAGGTAACCCATACTCGGAATTTGTCCATTTAACCCATCCAAAATGCACACCCATCCAAAGTGCACACACATTAGgagtagtgaacacacacacacacacacacacacacacacacacacacacacacacacacacacacagtagtggacagccattttgctGTGGAGCCCAGGGAGCGACTGGGGGTTAGGtgccttgctcaagggcacCTCAGTCATTTTCTGCGTGTATTGAGAATCGAAACCACAACTTTTGGGTTACCAGTCTGACTCGCTAACTATTAGGCCACTGCACTAGTGCGGTTTCATAAAAACCTGACAAAGAAATAAAacagatgcattaaattgaaacATTCAAATGCACACATGCACAAACCTGCAAACATTTGTAGCTCTTAAGCTCACTCAAGTTTTCCTCCAAGAACAGCAGGTAGATGCTGAGGTCATCATAGCGCCGGGTTGTAGGCTGCAAATCCAGCACATGTCCGAAAGCAGGCAGTAGGTGGTATGGACGGAGGAATTGAGCGCAATGGTGCTGACGAGCAGGTTGGAAGGCAGCATAAACCACAGCTGGTACTAACAGTAAATACACTGCCAGATTCATGCAACTTAGGAGACGAAAAACACCCACTGCCACCAGCTTACATTGAACTGCATCTGGCACCACACTATCATTTACTAATATACCtggagacacacaaacacaattcaGAGAACAAACACCGTAAAAGAATTAGGAGATagacacacactttcacactcCGATTTTTATATTCATTCCTGAAGTGTATCACACATGtgataaaatgcataaaagcaCACTATCTAGGACACACCTCTGCGCAGGTTACAGGAGAACTGATCACTGTGTGAAACCCAAAGGATGTAGTAGGTCAGATATGAGCAGGCCAGCAGTAAAGTGAGGAATG from Pseudorasbora parva isolate DD20220531a chromosome 3, ASM2467924v1, whole genome shotgun sequence carries:
- the panx1b gene encoding pannexin-1b isoform X3 — its product is MRQAAYVDSFCWAAVEHHPTEYGADSAPLHLHKFFPYILLLVAVLMYIPALFWRFTAAPSLSSDLSFIMEELDRCYNRAIRLAKSLTFKQDKDIAEDPHSGLELTEACFKYPLVEQYLKTKRSSWALAAKYLLCQVLTFLTLLLACSYLTYYILWVSHSDQFSCNLRRGILVNDSVVPDAVQCKLVAVGVFRLLSCMNLAVYLLLVPAVVYAAFQPARQHHCAQFLRPYHLLPAFGHVLDLQPTTRRYDDLSIYLLFLEENLSELKSYKCLQVLELLSEGGEGGFDTMCLLRTLGQVRTDMVDRKQAQTVKGNAEKEISELKDVSSVPLDDGISCSCVKDVRHRVI
- the ins gene encoding insulin — translated: MAVWLQAGALLFLCVVSSVNANAGAPQHLCGSHLVDALYLVCGPTGFFYNPKRDVDPLMGFLPPKSAQETEVADFAFKDHAELIRKRGIVEQCCHKPCSIFELQNYCN
- the panx1b gene encoding pannexin-1b isoform X2; translated protein: MKRRISEEDVPVRRKGSQITCFPPTNFTMRQAAYVDSFCWAAVEHHPTEYGADSAPLHLHKFFPYILLLVAVLMYIPALFWRFTAAPSLSSDLSFIMEELDRCYNRAIRLAKSLTFKQDKDIAEDPHSGLELTEACFKYPLVEQYLKTKRSSWALAAKYLLCQVLTFLTLLLACSYLTYYILWVSHSDQFSCNLRRGILVNDSVVPDAVQCKLVAVGVFRLLSCMNLAVYLLLVPAVVYAAFQPARQHHCAQFLRPYHLLPAFGHVLDLQPTTRRYDDLSIYLLFLEENLSELKSYKCLQVLELLSEGGEGGFDTMCLLRTLGQVRTDMVDRKQAQTVKGNAEKEISELKDVSSVPLDDGISCSCVKDVRHRVI
- the panx1b gene encoding pannexin-1b isoform X1; its protein translation is MAIARVATEYVFSDFLLKEQSESKYKGVRLELATDKLVSFVAVGLPLLLISLAFAQEVSVGSQITCFPPTNFTMRQAAYVDSFCWAAVEHHPTEYGADSAPLHLHKFFPYILLLVAVLMYIPALFWRFTAAPSLSSDLSFIMEELDRCYNRAIRLAKSLTFKQDKDIAEDPHSGLELTEACFKYPLVEQYLKTKRSSWALAAKYLLCQVLTFLTLLLACSYLTYYILWVSHSDQFSCNLRRGILVNDSVVPDAVQCKLVAVGVFRLLSCMNLAVYLLLVPAVVYAAFQPARQHHCAQFLRPYHLLPAFGHVLDLQPTTRRYDDLSIYLLFLEENLSELKSYKCLQVLELLSEGGEGGFDTMCLLRTLGQVRTDMVDRKQAQTVKGNAEKEISELKDVSSVPLDDGISCSCVKDVRHRVI